In a genomic window of Mercenaria mercenaria strain notata chromosome 19, MADL_Memer_1, whole genome shotgun sequence:
- the LOC123542297 gene encoding complement C1q-like protein 4, whose translation MVMQYQIFISELTVLSSHLLAGTAKLSLPKNGCNIFYFVPGVRGGLHSFVVVRTYENGNERQAIDAVETPHGDKQLKWRSEMEDMSNEGTENNAQADNTLENQKIDVEPAADRLLSPRNVSFFVYLDQRVTMSNHILRFNNVVYNYGDGYNVHTGVFTVPLTGAYLISFHLELGQYSYPITSSLYVNSKVMASSVVKPTYGINQASQTVILNLKTGESMYLKVDRGSIYGSSSARNTILTGVRLSYA comes from the exons atggtcatgcAATATCAGATATTTATTTCAGAGCTGACAGTGTTGTCTAGTCATTTGCTCGCGGGCACTGCAAAGTTGTCATTACCGAAAAATGGATGCAACATATTTTATTTCGTGCCTGGTGTGCGTGGTGGGTTACATTCATTTGTCGTCGTGCGCACCTATGAAAATGGCAATGAAAGACAAg CTATTGATGCCGTCGAGACACCGCATGGAGATAAACAGCTAAAATGGCGCAGTGAAATGGAAGATATGTCCAACGAAGGTACGGAAAACAACGCACAAGCTGATAATACATTAGAGAACCAAAAAATAGACGTGGAACCAGCCGCAGACAGATTGTTGAGCCCCCGAAATGTgtcattttttgtatatttggaCCAAAGAGTTACTATGAGTAACCACATTCTGCGGTTCAATAACGTAGTTTACAATTACGGAGATGGATATAACGTGCACACTGGGGTCTTTACTGTACCGTTAACTGGTGCCTATCTCATATCCTTTCATTTAGAGCTAGGACAATATTCTTACCCAATCACATCCAGTCTTTACGTCAACAGCAAAGTCATGGCGAGCAGCGTGGTGAAACCGACATACGGAATCAACCAAGCCAGCCAAACCGTTATTCTTAATCTAAAAACAGGAGAATCGATGTACTTGAAAGTAGACAGAGGGAGTATTTACGGCAGCAGCAGTGCTCGCAACACTATTTTAACTGGCGTGCGTTTGTCATATGCTTGA